The Micromonospora sp. NBC_00421 genome contains a region encoding:
- a CDS encoding DEAD/DEAH box helicase: MTMTIPTFAATGLAPALLAELTAQGITEPFPIQTATLPDSLAGRDVLGRGRTGSGKTLAFGLPLLHRTAGHRARPGRPLALVLVPTRELAAQVTTALTPYARALGLRCATVVGGLSLQRQADALRAGAEVLVATPGRLHDLINRGDARLDQVAITVLDEADQMADMGFLPQVTKLLEQVAPNGQRMLFSATLDGGVDRLVRRFLSNPVSHSVDPGTATVTAMTHHVLHVDAADKPAALTQIAAREGRTILFMATKHRADRMARQLLAKGVRAAALHGGKSQPQRTRILEQFRTGQVTALVATDVAARGIHVDGLDMVVNVDPPTEAKDYLHRGGRTARAGEAGQVVTLVLPEQRRDVSRLMSVAGIKPQSTQVRLGDGGLARVTGAREPSGVPVTIVAPAPAPAARPRTAPGGGNGAGGEGGRSHRASGRSRRPRRPRTA; this comes from the coding sequence ATGACCATGACCATTCCCACCTTCGCCGCGACCGGCCTCGCGCCGGCGCTGCTCGCCGAGCTGACCGCGCAGGGCATCACCGAGCCGTTCCCCATCCAGACGGCCACCCTGCCGGACTCGTTGGCCGGTCGGGACGTGCTGGGCCGGGGGCGTACCGGCTCGGGCAAGACCCTGGCCTTCGGGCTCCCGCTGCTGCACCGCACCGCCGGTCACCGGGCCCGCCCCGGTCGCCCGCTCGCCCTGGTGCTGGTCCCCACCCGTGAGCTGGCCGCCCAGGTCACCACGGCACTCACCCCGTACGCCCGGGCGCTCGGGCTGCGCTGCGCCACCGTGGTCGGTGGGCTGTCCCTCCAGCGGCAGGCGGACGCGCTGCGCGCCGGTGCCGAGGTGCTTGTGGCCACCCCCGGTCGGCTGCACGACCTGATCAACCGGGGTGACGCCCGGCTGGACCAGGTCGCCATCACCGTGCTCGACGAGGCCGACCAGATGGCCGACATGGGCTTCCTGCCCCAGGTGACCAAGCTGCTGGAGCAGGTCGCCCCGAACGGCCAGCGGATGCTCTTCTCGGCCACCCTGGACGGCGGGGTGGACCGGCTGGTCCGCCGCTTCCTCAGCAACCCGGTGTCGCACTCGGTGGACCCGGGCACCGCCACGGTGACCGCGATGACCCACCACGTCCTGCACGTCGACGCGGCCGACAAGCCCGCCGCGCTCACCCAGATCGCCGCCCGCGAGGGCCGCACCATCCTGTTCATGGCGACCAAGCACCGCGCCGACCGGATGGCCCGTCAACTGCTCGCCAAGGGCGTACGCGCGGCGGCGCTGCACGGTGGGAAGTCCCAGCCGCAGCGCACCCGGATCCTGGAGCAGTTCCGCACCGGCCAGGTCACCGCACTGGTCGCCACCGACGTGGCGGCCCGGGGCATCCACGTCGACGGGCTGGACATGGTGGTCAACGTGGACCCGCCGACCGAGGCGAAGGACTACCTGCACCGTGGCGGTCGGACCGCCCGGGCCGGCGAGGCCGGCCAGGTGGTCACCCTGGTCCTGCCGGAGCAGCGCCGGGACGTCTCCCGGCTGATGAGCGTGGCCGGCATCAAACCGCAGTCGACCCAGGTACGCCTCGGCGACGGCGGGCTGGCCCGGGTGACCGGAGCGCGTGAGCCGTCCGGCGTGCCGGTGACCATCGTGGCCCCGGCCCCCGCCCCGGCTGCCCGGCCGCGTACCGCCCCCGGTGGCGGCAACGGTGCCGGTGGTGAAGGTGGTCGGTCGCACCGGGCGTCGGGCCGT